The bacterium genome includes a region encoding these proteins:
- a CDS encoding type VI secretion protein IcmF/TssM N-terminal domain-containing protein produces MKQLFLKLIKVFLFIALAVLIILLILGIVFRLDWPWWMGIVLAAGLAGCGAGGLFIRKIWLRRREQRFVQQIVEQDTASLQKLSAREQAQLQDLQEKWKEAIAALKRSHLKKQGNPLYVLPWYMVIGESGSGKTTALQSARLSSPFVEVNRTSGISGTRSCDWWFFEQAIVIDTAGRYSIPVDEGRDKEEWQKFLNLLAKYRRREPLNGLLITIAADKLLDARPEILEDDGTAIRRRIDELIRVLGVTFPLYVLVTKCDLIQGMTQVCDHLPEKSLDQAMGFINQDLSKDVAAVQDRAFASIGDRLREHRLLLIHQLDPKAQDPALLIFPEELERLRPGLDIFLKRIFQANPYQETPVLRGLFLSSGRQEGTPFSHFLQGLGLMAEREVLPGTSRGLFLHDLFARILPKDRGLFAPTQRSVEWSRMTRNLGLISWVALMTALCGLLSFSFVMNMKTLRQVSREFSRPAEQGAPVDGDPTGLSALDRFRQTILDVEALNRNWWVPTFGLSESRGLEAGLKDKYCQRFQKAYLTPFDEKLAAEIGAPPDGTASDQAVRGKVSYLVKRINLLKARLDGEELDALKARPQPSTAWTQGSAGKGGESPEARNIIDTLYLYYLVWNSDSGQIEQELRSQQERLQAVLTGEGSNLRWLVNWADATLPAVNRADFWGGGKAPAPDADDHASVAPAFTVKGKEQIDSFLREIEAALPDPMIMAEKKSAFEGWYHQAYMQAWYDFGLSFPHGAASLMTREERRQVATRMAAGTGPYQALLDTMARELEPLSATEQATPPWLLLIYQYQTIREQAVRQDPARQKGILDKVADQGKKLMGSSLEKLQKLEKKVGSLREMTQEARSAAARGYLEYANALAEVSPALTSASLSCQVSAQVYTEEPALGKNPFFSAQRALTKIRASAPGSDPASEMVWKLISGPVDYLWAFVDSETACYLQKQWEEEVLTEIEGICGWKKVQQLILGPDGFVQKFVKGKLEPFIIRSQGRGYCARKVLDRQIPFADSFFSFLNKGTAVVKTVEGNYAVSIRGLPTDANPEAKIKPHATRLELFCESGLQSIVNLNYPIAKTFNWSPESCGEVTFQIDVADFTLTRKYTGDHAFARFLQDFRGGERTFSAREFPEQKAMLDRLGIKYIRARYQFSGQYQSIMALQQNVPTQVPQTIVRCGEQ; encoded by the coding sequence GTACTTCCCTGGTATATGGTCATCGGTGAAAGCGGTTCGGGGAAAACCACTGCCCTGCAAAGCGCCCGCCTTTCCTCACCCTTTGTCGAAGTCAACCGGACGTCGGGAATTTCCGGCACCAGAAGCTGCGACTGGTGGTTTTTCGAGCAGGCCATTGTCATCGATACCGCGGGCAGGTACTCCATCCCGGTTGACGAGGGCCGGGATAAGGAGGAGTGGCAGAAATTCCTCAATCTCCTGGCCAAATACCGCAGGCGCGAACCCCTCAACGGCCTTCTGATAACCATAGCCGCCGATAAACTGCTCGATGCCCGGCCTGAAATCCTTGAGGATGACGGCACGGCCATTCGCCGGCGCATCGATGAGCTGATCAGGGTGCTTGGGGTAACCTTTCCACTCTATGTTCTGGTGACCAAGTGCGACCTGATCCAGGGAATGACTCAGGTGTGCGATCATCTCCCGGAAAAAAGCCTTGATCAGGCCATGGGATTCATCAACCAGGACCTTTCGAAGGATGTGGCCGCCGTTCAGGACCGGGCTTTTGCTTCAATCGGAGATCGCCTCAGAGAGCACCGGCTTCTCCTTATCCATCAGCTCGATCCAAAAGCCCAGGACCCTGCACTCCTCATCTTCCCTGAAGAGCTTGAGCGGCTGCGACCGGGCCTTGATATCTTCCTGAAGCGGATCTTTCAGGCCAATCCCTACCAGGAAACGCCTGTTTTACGGGGCCTGTTCCTGAGCAGTGGACGGCAGGAGGGAACCCCGTTTTCCCATTTCCTCCAGGGACTGGGCCTCATGGCCGAGCGGGAAGTGCTTCCCGGAACGAGCAGGGGCCTTTTCCTGCACGACCTTTTTGCCCGCATCCTGCCGAAGGACCGGGGCCTTTTCGCCCCCACCCAGCGGTCAGTCGAATGGAGCCGGATGACCAGAAACCTTGGCCTGATCTCATGGGTGGCCCTGATGACAGCCCTGTGCGGCCTGTTGAGCTTTTCCTTTGTCATGAACATGAAAACCCTGCGGCAGGTTTCCCGTGAATTTTCACGGCCTGCTGAACAGGGAGCCCCTGTGGATGGAGACCCAACCGGCCTTTCGGCTCTCGATCGCTTCCGCCAGACGATCCTGGACGTCGAAGCCCTGAACCGCAACTGGTGGGTCCCTACCTTCGGCCTTTCGGAGAGCAGGGGGCTCGAAGCCGGGCTGAAAGATAAATACTGCCAGCGGTTTCAGAAGGCGTATCTGACCCCCTTTGACGAGAAGCTGGCTGCCGAAATCGGCGCTCCGCCCGATGGCACTGCTTCAGATCAGGCTGTCAGGGGAAAGGTGAGCTACCTGGTCAAGCGCATCAATCTTCTCAAGGCCCGCCTCGACGGGGAAGAGCTCGATGCCCTCAAGGCCAGACCTCAGCCCTCAACTGCCTGGACGCAGGGATCCGCCGGGAAGGGGGGGGAATCCCCCGAAGCCCGGAATATCATCGATACCCTCTATCTCTATTATCTGGTCTGGAACAGCGACTCCGGCCAGATCGAGCAGGAGCTGCGCAGTCAGCAGGAGCGGTTGCAGGCCGTTCTGACCGGTGAGGGATCAAACCTCCGGTGGCTGGTCAACTGGGCCGATGCCACACTCCCCGCAGTGAACCGTGCGGATTTCTGGGGAGGCGGCAAGGCCCCCGCACCTGATGCAGATGATCATGCTTCGGTTGCCCCGGCCTTTACGGTCAAGGGGAAGGAGCAGATCGATTCCTTTCTCAGGGAGATCGAAGCAGCCCTTCCGGACCCCATGATCATGGCTGAGAAAAAGTCAGCCTTTGAAGGCTGGTATCATCAGGCCTATATGCAGGCCTGGTACGATTTTGGTTTGAGCTTTCCTCACGGGGCAGCCAGCCTCATGACGCGGGAGGAACGGCGGCAGGTGGCCACCAGGATGGCTGCCGGTACAGGCCCTTATCAGGCGCTCCTGGATACTATGGCCAGGGAGCTTGAACCTCTATCCGCCACCGAACAGGCGACACCCCCCTGGCTCCTCCTGATTTACCAATATCAGACCATCAGGGAGCAGGCTGTCAGACAAGACCCTGCCCGGCAAAAGGGAATCCTGGACAAGGTGGCTGACCAGGGAAAGAAACTGATGGGCAGCAGCCTCGAAAAGCTGCAGAAGCTGGAAAAAAAGGTCGGCAGCCTGCGCGAAATGACCCAGGAGGCACGATCGGCGGCTGCCCGGGGGTATCTGGAATACGCCAATGCCCTGGCTGAAGTTTCTCCGGCCCTGACGTCAGCCAGTCTGTCCTGTCAGGTATCTGCTCAGGTCTATACTGAAGAGCCTGCGCTGGGCAAGAATCCCTTCTTTTCCGCCCAGCGGGCCCTGACCAAAATCAGGGCCTCTGCTCCAGGGAGCGATCCGGCAAGCGAGATGGTCTGGAAGCTGATTAGCGGGCCGGTCGATTACCTGTGGGCTTTCGTGGACTCTGAAACCGCCTGTTACCTCCAGAAACAATGGGAAGAGGAAGTGTTGACTGAAATCGAAGGTATCTGCGGATGGAAAAAGGTCCAGCAGCTTATCCTGGGGCCGGATGGTTTTGTGCAGAAGTTTGTCAAAGGGAAGCTCGAACCCTTTATCATCCGCAGCCAGGGAAGGGGATATTGCGCCAGGAAGGTTCTGGACCGGCAAATACCCTTTGCCGATTCGTTTTTCTCCTTCCTCAACAAAGGGACAGCGGTAGTGAAAACCGTGGAAGGGAATTATGCGGTCTCGATCAGGGGTCTGCCCACGGATGCCAACCCTGAAGCCAAAATAAAACCCCATGCCACCCGGCTTGAGCTCTTCTGTGAATCCGGGTTACAAAGCATAGTCAACCTCAACTATCCAATAGCCAAAACCTTCAACTGGTCACCGGAAAGTTGCGGGGAGGTCACCTTCCAGATCGATGTGGCTGATTTCACGCTTACCAGAAAGTATACGGGGGATCATGCTTTTGCCAGATTTCTCCAGGATTTCCGGGGAGGAGAGCGCACCTTTTCAGCCAGGGAATTCCCGGAACAAAAGGCCATGCTGGACCGCCTCGGTATCAAATATATCAGGGCCCGCTACCAGTTCAGCGGACAATATCAATCAATTATGGCCCTGCAGCAGAATGTTCCGACTCAGGTGCCGCAGACAATCGTCAGGTGCGGGGAGCAGTGA